The window GAGTATCCCTACGATATCGAGGGCGAAACCACGGACCGCGACGTCGCGCGACCCGATATCGACGGCGCCGAAGCCGGCATCGCCGACGACTAACGTACTTAAAGCAGGTTGAGCGTCCGGCCGGCCCACGAGGCCTGCCGGTGGGCGAAGCGCTGGATGGCGACCGTCGGCCGAACCGCGTTGTCGATGACCATCTCGGAGGGGTCGGTCGGCGATTCTGCGAACACGTGTGTCGTCTCGACGTCGGCGGCGATATCGCCGAGCAACTGGAACATGGCGAAGTACTGGAGCTGTCGCGCCCGGTTGCCGTCGACGTCGAGGTCGCCCTGCAGCATGGCCGAAAGCGCCGGGCGGCCGTCGACGATGCTTCGCCACGTATCGTAGGTGCCGCGGATGGTGAAGCCGGCGTCTCGCTCCGCGGGGTCGGTGAGAACGGACGCGCCCGTGCAGGCGCCGTCTTCCAGCGAAAGGTGAGCGTACAGCGTTCCGTCCAGTACGTTCTCCTCCAGTTGACGCAGAATCCGCTGCGTCTGTTCGGGAAGGCCCTCACGGGCGGCTTCGCCGACGACTGAGGTGATTTCGGCCAACGAGAGTGTCGCCAGTTCGCTCCGGACG of the Natronomonas halophila genome contains:
- a CDS encoding SCP2 sterol-binding domain-containing protein codes for the protein MALYPSEQWLDEYARRLDESRAFEDVGTGWGKGFDGDIRLVITDLPLEETSVGSLPDRILEGVPEAVRSELATLSLAEITSVVGEAAREGLPEQTQRILRQLEENVLDGTLYAHLSLEDGACTGASVLTDPAERDAGFTIRGTYDTWRSIVDGRPALSAMLQGDLDVDGNRARQLQYFAMFQLLGDIAADVETTHVFAESPTDPSEMVIDNAVRPTVAIQRFAHRQASWAGRTLNLL